One Candidatus Ozemobacteraceae bacterium genomic window carries:
- the pilB gene encoding type IV-A pilus assembly ATPase PilB: MTDIQHAAKKMRLGDALISEGLINEEQLQQALALQKKSGKRLGAVLVEMHLVTEHDIVQILSKQLKIPYIDLSNYLIDPVIAKLVPEHIAKRHMLIPINKVGNKLTVAMVDPLNIIAIDDIQLMTGLMVKPVVATQSDINKALQDAYGAVAQQDKLMGELDDIGKEGDAGGGGGDDLDQLGELGENDAPIIRLCNLVISQAVQNGVSDIHIEPFEKELRIRYRQDGVLFTAMSPPKKATAAITSRIKIMSSLNIAEKRLPQDGRIKIKVANRMIDLRVSILPVIWGEKIVMRILDQTSLRVNLEDLGFEPETLKRFKAGISSPYGIALVTGPTGSGKTTTLYSALTSLNTIDRNIMTAEDPVEYMLPGINQVQCKPEIGLNFAAALRSFLRQDPNIIMVGEIRDFETAEIAIKASMTGHLVLSTLHTNDAPSTIGRITNMGIEPFMVTTSVLLVQAQRLVRKICKDCKYEIKPRAEQISQFGITPELMRRLELPHINEKNMLFYKGKGCETCNNSGNKGRVGVYEVMIMSERLRDIILNGGSTDDIRKQAIDEGMLSLRESALRKALLGTTSIEEVVRVTMGEH; encoded by the coding sequence ATGACTGACATCCAGCATGCGGCGAAGAAGATGCGCCTGGGCGATGCGCTCATCTCCGAAGGCCTCATCAACGAAGAACAGCTGCAACAGGCCCTCGCGCTCCAGAAGAAGAGCGGCAAGCGCCTGGGCGCCGTGCTGGTCGAAATGCATCTCGTCACCGAGCATGACATCGTCCAGATTCTTTCCAAGCAGCTCAAGATTCCGTATATCGACCTTTCGAACTACCTGATCGACCCGGTCATCGCGAAGCTCGTTCCCGAGCACATCGCCAAGCGGCACATGCTGATCCCGATCAACAAGGTCGGAAACAAGCTGACCGTGGCGATGGTCGACCCGCTGAACATCATCGCGATCGACGACATCCAGCTGATGACGGGCCTGATGGTGAAGCCGGTCGTCGCGACCCAGAGCGACATCAACAAGGCCCTGCAGGACGCCTACGGCGCCGTCGCCCAGCAGGACAAACTGATGGGCGAACTCGACGATATCGGCAAGGAAGGCGACGCGGGCGGCGGCGGCGGCGACGATCTCGATCAGCTCGGCGAGCTCGGCGAGAACGACGCCCCGATCATCCGCCTCTGCAACCTCGTCATCTCGCAGGCCGTCCAGAACGGCGTTTCCGACATTCACATCGAACCGTTCGAAAAAGAACTCCGCATCCGCTACCGTCAGGACGGCGTCCTGTTCACGGCGATGTCGCCGCCCAAGAAGGCGACCGCGGCCATCACGTCGCGCATCAAGATCATGTCGTCGCTGAACATCGCCGAAAAGCGCCTTCCCCAGGACGGCCGCATCAAGATCAAGGTGGCGAACCGCATGATCGACCTTCGCGTCTCGATCCTGCCGGTCATCTGGGGCGAGAAGATCGTCATGCGCATTCTCGACCAGACGTCGTTGCGCGTGAACCTCGAGGATCTCGGCTTCGAGCCCGAGACGCTGAAGCGGTTCAAGGCAGGCATCTCCTCTCCCTACGGCATCGCGCTGGTCACCGGCCCCACGGGCTCGGGAAAAACGACGACGCTGTATTCGGCACTCACGTCGCTGAATACGATAGACCGCAATATCATGACGGCCGAAGATCCGGTCGAATACATGCTGCCCGGCATCAACCAGGTGCAGTGCAAACCCGAGATCGGCCTGAACTTCGCGGCCGCCCTGCGCTCCTTCCTCCGCCAGGATCCGAACATCATCATGGTCGGCGAGATCCGCGACTTCGAAACGGCGGAAATCGCGATCAAGGCGTCGATGACGGGCCATCTGGTTCTTTCGACCCTGCACACGAACGATGCCCCTTCGACGATCGGTCGTATCACGAACATGGGTATCGAGCCGTTCATGGTCACCACGTCCGTGCTTCTCGTCCAGGCTCAGCGTCTCGTCCGCAAGATCTGCAAGGACTGCAAATACGAGATCAAGCCGCGCGCGGAACAGATCTCCCAGTTCGGCATCACGCCCGAACTGATGCGCCGCCTCGAACTGCCCCACATCAACGAGAAGAACATGCTGTTCTACAAGGGCAAGGGCTGCGAGACCTGCAACAATTCGGGGAACAAGGGCCGCGTCGGCGTATACGAGGTCATGATCATGTCG